The Heyndrickxia vini genome contains a region encoding:
- a CDS encoding DUF6903 family protein has protein sequence MNHRILVILKVVAFIICIALLFIGKNTVGKLHLGIMLIGLAGLLGLLYDYNRKYS, from the coding sequence ATGAATCATAGGATTCTTGTTATTTTAAAGGTAGTTGCCTTTATTATTTGTATAGCCTTACTATTCATTGGTAAAAACACAGTTGGTAAACTCCATTTAGGTATAATGCTAATCGGATTAGCTGGTCTCCTTGGCTTGCTTTATGATTACAATCGAAAATATAGTTAG
- a CDS encoding carbohydrate ABC transporter permease, with protein MKKQKGMNAEKIYRLFIYVALITLAISIIIPVAWVFLASIKQNSEFYGSPWTMPKGFYIQNFIDAFEKANMGMYMLNSVMVTALALLILLIVALPAAYVLARYTFRGSKFFNTLFKAGLFINVNYIVVPIFLLLLNGDNFLRGQFGEGFLLDNLFVLAVVYAATALPFTIYLLSSYFQSLPATYEEAALVDGAGYFITMIKIMIPMARPSIIAIILFNFLSFWNEYIIALTLIPGPNKTLPVGLMNLMAAQKSAANYGQLYAGMVLVMLPTLILYILVQKKLTQGMTLGGLKD; from the coding sequence ATGAAAAAACAAAAAGGAATGAATGCAGAGAAAATTTACCGTTTATTTATCTATGTTGCCCTGATCACATTAGCCATTTCTATTATTATTCCTGTAGCATGGGTTTTCTTAGCTTCCATTAAACAGAATTCTGAGTTTTATGGTAGTCCGTGGACTATGCCGAAAGGATTTTACATTCAAAATTTCATCGATGCGTTTGAAAAAGCAAACATGGGCATGTATATGCTGAATTCGGTTATGGTTACGGCACTGGCACTTTTAATTTTACTGATTGTTGCTTTGCCGGCAGCATATGTTTTAGCAAGATACACGTTTAGAGGGAGTAAATTTTTTAACACATTGTTTAAAGCTGGGTTATTTATTAATGTGAACTACATTGTCGTTCCAATCTTTCTTCTTTTATTGAACGGGGATAACTTTTTACGTGGGCAATTTGGAGAAGGCTTTTTATTGGATAATCTATTTGTTTTAGCAGTCGTTTATGCAGCAACGGCATTGCCCTTTACCATCTATTTATTATCTAGTTATTTTCAATCGCTGCCTGCAACCTATGAGGAAGCGGCACTTGTGGATGGTGCCGGATATTTCATTACGATGATCAAAATTATGATTCCAATGGCTCGACCAAGCATCATCGCAATCATCCTATTCAATTTCCTTTCATTTTGGAATGAATACATTATTGCTTTGACTTTGATTCCGGGACCGAATAAAACGTTGCCTGTCGGGCTTATGAACTTAATGGCTGCACAAAAATCTGCCGCAAATTATGGCCAATTGTATGCAGGAATGGTTCTTGTCATGTTGCCAACTTTAATTTTGTACATATTGGTTCAAAAGAAACTAACGCAAGGGATGACTCTTGGCGGATTGAAGGACTAG
- the gnpA gene encoding 1,3-beta-galactosyl-N-acetylhexosamine phosphorylase: MEKKKGRVTLPSEENFLTETKELMERWGADAIRDSDGTKLDDSIKQLDAKIYTTYFVARGHNEFAQKHMEECQQLYLMSMFNTAVTETLEIDFMKGYFTEQLKPDYVHDPKKYWEVIDRTTGKVVDIHQWEVNEDKNSILITDAIPWHEYTVSFLVYAIWDPTQMYNHITNNWGDKAHDIPFDVRQPHSNEYMKSYLTQWLQENPDTDVVRFTTLFYHFTLVFNHLGKEKFVDWFGYGASVSVAAMDAFEQEKGYRLRPEDIVDQGYYNTSFRIPTKAFIDYMDFIQKFVAEEAKKLVGIVHESGKEAMMFLGDNWIGTEPYGKYFENIGFDAVVGSVGGGATLRMIADIPHVRYTEGRFLPYFFPDTFYEGNNPVIEANENWLTARRAILRNPVDRIGYGGYLSLAYKFPEFVAYIEKVTDEFRNIYDTIKGIKPYTGIKVAILNSWGKVRTWQTHMVAHALWYKQIYSYLGVLESLSGAAVDVTFISFDDVIRDGVPKDVDVIINAGDAGTAFSGGEKWADEKLITTIRAWIYNGGGFIGIGEPTAYHHQGHYFQLAEALGVDKELGFSLSTDKYFTTALEKHFISTDSTSFDFGEGMKNIYSLSEDTEIIEYSNGEIHLSSHDFGKGRGVYIAGLPYSEENTRLLMRALFYAAHKEGEFLKWHASNVYCEVHAYPLIQKMAIVNNSLNEQTTLVYDGQGNSQKVTLAPSEIQWRDFSNES; this comes from the coding sequence ATGGAAAAGAAAAAAGGACGCGTTACCCTACCAAGTGAGGAAAATTTCCTCACTGAAACAAAAGAATTGATGGAGAGATGGGGAGCGGATGCCATCCGAGACAGTGATGGCACGAAATTGGATGACAGCATTAAGCAATTAGATGCAAAAATTTATACGACTTATTTTGTTGCCCGCGGCCATAATGAATTTGCGCAAAAACATATGGAAGAATGCCAACAATTATATTTGATGAGCATGTTCAACACGGCGGTAACGGAAACTCTTGAAATAGATTTTATGAAGGGCTATTTTACGGAACAATTGAAGCCTGATTATGTGCATGATCCTAAGAAATACTGGGAAGTCATTGATCGGACAACTGGAAAAGTGGTTGATATTCATCAGTGGGAAGTAAATGAAGATAAGAATAGTATCTTAATTACCGATGCAATTCCTTGGCATGAATATACTGTGTCGTTCTTAGTTTATGCGATTTGGGACCCTACACAAATGTACAATCATATTACTAATAATTGGGGAGATAAAGCACATGATATTCCATTTGATGTAAGGCAGCCACATTCCAATGAGTATATGAAATCCTATTTAACACAATGGCTGCAAGAGAATCCGGATACTGATGTGGTTCGTTTCACAACATTATTCTACCATTTTACATTAGTATTCAATCATTTAGGCAAAGAGAAATTTGTTGATTGGTTTGGTTATGGAGCAAGCGTTTCTGTAGCTGCAATGGACGCTTTTGAACAAGAAAAAGGCTATCGTTTAAGACCGGAAGATATCGTGGATCAAGGATATTACAATACATCTTTCAGAATACCGACTAAAGCATTTATTGATTATATGGATTTTATCCAAAAATTTGTGGCTGAAGAAGCTAAGAAACTTGTGGGTATTGTTCATGAGAGCGGCAAAGAAGCGATGATGTTTCTAGGTGATAACTGGATTGGTACGGAGCCATATGGTAAGTATTTTGAAAATATTGGCTTTGATGCAGTTGTCGGTAGTGTTGGTGGCGGTGCAACATTACGGATGATAGCAGATATTCCACATGTTCGTTACACGGAAGGAAGGTTTTTGCCTTATTTCTTCCCTGATACGTTTTATGAAGGGAATAATCCTGTGATCGAAGCGAATGAAAACTGGCTTACGGCAAGAAGAGCCATCTTACGAAATCCTGTCGATCGAATCGGCTATGGTGGTTATTTGAGTCTCGCTTATAAATTCCCTGAATTTGTTGCTTATATTGAAAAGGTGACAGATGAATTCCGGAATATTTACGACACGATTAAAGGAATTAAACCTTATACGGGAATTAAAGTGGCTATTTTGAATTCATGGGGAAAAGTAAGAACTTGGCAAACCCATATGGTTGCACACGCCTTATGGTATAAACAAATCTATTCTTATTTAGGTGTATTGGAATCGTTAAGTGGTGCGGCTGTTGATGTTACGTTCATAAGCTTTGACGATGTAATCAGGGACGGTGTACCAAAGGATGTCGATGTAATTATCAATGCGGGTGACGCCGGGACGGCTTTTTCCGGCGGGGAGAAATGGGCTGACGAAAAGCTCATCACGACAATCAGAGCTTGGATTTATAATGGCGGCGGCTTTATTGGAATTGGTGAACCAACAGCTTATCATCATCAAGGCCATTATTTTCAATTAGCTGAGGCACTTGGCGTAGACAAGGAACTAGGGTTTAGTTTGTCGACAGATAAATATTTTACAACTGCTTTAGAAAAGCATTTTATTTCTACTGACAGTACTTCATTCGATTTTGGAGAAGGAATGAAAAATATTTATTCATTATCGGAGGATACCGAAATCATTGAGTATTCGAATGGTGAAATACATCTGTCCAGTCATGATTTTGGAAAGGGAAGAGGCGTTTATATCGCTGGTCTGCCTTATAGCGAAGAAAACACTCGTTTGTTGATGCGAGCATTATTTTACGCAGCACATAAAGAGGGTGAATTTCTTAAATGGCATGCTAGCAACGTATATTGTGAAGTACATGCGTATCCACTGATTCAAAAAATGGCAATTGTAAATAATTCGCTGAATGAACAAACCACACTTGTCTACGACGGCCAAGGAAACAGCCAAAAGGTAACATTGGCACCTAGTGAAATACAATGGAGGGATTTTTCAAATGAATCATAG
- the galE gene encoding UDP-glucose 4-epimerase GalE gives MSILVLGGAGYIGSHAVYQLIDKHFDVVVVDNLLTGHQQAIHPKARFYQGNIKDKAFLHLVFEKEQIESVIHFAASSLVGESMTSPIKYFDNNVYGTQVLLEVMNDFGVKHIVFSSTAATYGEQEVIPITETAETNPTNAYGETKLIMEKLMKWCDAAYGIKYVSLRYFNVAGARATGEIGEDHDPETHLIPVVLQVPSGKRDFISIFGDDYDTQDGTCIRDYIHVEDLIDAHILALQYLQKGGESNVFNLGSSKGYSVKEIVEAAREITGHPIPTKIVERRAGDPSTLIASSEKAKQVLGWNSKRTSIHQIIRDAWNWHRTHVNGYM, from the coding sequence ATGAGTATTTTAGTTCTCGGTGGGGCAGGTTATATTGGTTCACATGCAGTTTACCAGTTAATTGATAAACATTTTGATGTCGTCGTTGTGGACAATTTACTTACTGGACATCAACAAGCAATCCATCCAAAAGCAAGATTTTATCAAGGGAATATTAAAGATAAGGCATTTTTGCACCTAGTTTTTGAAAAGGAACAAATTGAAAGTGTTATTCATTTCGCCGCCAGTTCATTAGTAGGGGAGTCGATGACAAGTCCTATTAAATACTTTGACAATAATGTTTATGGTACACAAGTACTTTTAGAAGTAATGAACGATTTTGGTGTCAAACATATTGTTTTTTCTTCAACGGCAGCAACGTATGGTGAGCAGGAAGTCATACCAATTACAGAAACTGCTGAAACGAATCCGACCAACGCCTATGGAGAAACAAAATTAATAATGGAAAAGTTAATGAAGTGGTGTGATGCTGCATACGGGATTAAATATGTTTCTTTGCGTTATTTTAATGTTGCTGGTGCAAGAGCAACAGGAGAGATTGGCGAGGACCACGATCCGGAAACTCATCTAATCCCTGTGGTTCTCCAAGTACCCTCAGGCAAAAGAGATTTTATTTCTATTTTTGGCGACGACTATGATACTCAGGATGGGACTTGTATCCGTGATTATATTCATGTTGAAGATTTAATAGATGCACATATATTAGCGCTACAATATTTGCAAAAAGGTGGAGAAAGTAATGTGTTTAACCTTGGAAGCAGTAAAGGCTATTCCGTAAAAGAAATTGTGGAAGCTGCAAGGGAGATCACAGGGCATCCGATTCCAACAAAAATAGTAGAACGAAGAGCAGGTGACCCGAGTACATTGATTGCCTCTTCTGAAAAGGCAAAGCAAGTTCTTGGATGGAATTCGAAACGAACATCCATTCACCAGATTATTCGTGACGCTTGGAATTGGCATCGCACCCATGTAAATGGATATATGTAA
- a CDS encoding AraC family transcriptional regulator, which yields MSNEIVEIPQSNRGHLPVKILYVTKSKYDKDWHSTNHTHHFTEILYITKGKGTFIFSNQEVPVTEHDLIVINPNIEHTEKSADGDPLEYIALGIQGLSFFDPNDSGSQVTFYNFKLEQNVYLFYLQQLIEEVQNQKEDYELIVQNILEILLLKMMRKKAFNLEKTSTQKINKDIAFIKNYIKLHFRENINLDTLAEAGHINKYYLAHSFKKLVGVSPIEYLIQTRIRESKILLETTNYPISNIAAITGFSSQSFFAQSFKRVTNVSPSHYRNIKNSKTNKTKKARSKSLKK from the coding sequence TTGTCAAATGAGATCGTTGAAATACCGCAGTCTAATCGAGGTCATCTTCCAGTAAAAATTCTTTATGTAACCAAATCAAAATATGATAAGGATTGGCATAGCACCAATCATACCCATCACTTCACCGAAATTTTATACATAACAAAGGGAAAAGGTACTTTTATATTTTCAAACCAAGAAGTACCCGTTACAGAACATGATTTAATCGTCATCAATCCGAATATAGAGCACACTGAAAAATCCGCCGATGGAGACCCGCTTGAATACATCGCACTAGGTATCCAAGGTCTCTCCTTCTTTGACCCAAATGATTCGGGTTCCCAGGTCACCTTTTATAATTTTAAACTGGAGCAGAATGTTTATCTTTTTTACCTCCAACAATTAATTGAAGAAGTCCAAAACCAGAAAGAAGATTATGAACTGATTGTCCAAAACATTCTAGAAATACTATTGCTTAAAATGATGAGAAAAAAAGCGTTCAACTTAGAAAAAACCTCTACGCAAAAGATTAACAAAGATATTGCTTTTATTAAAAACTATATTAAGCTCCATTTTCGTGAAAACATTAATCTAGATACTTTAGCTGAAGCTGGACATATAAATAAATACTATTTGGCCCATTCATTCAAGAAATTAGTTGGTGTTTCTCCTATTGAGTACTTAATTCAGACACGGATTAGAGAAAGTAAAATATTGCTGGAAACGACTAACTATCCCATCTCGAATATTGCGGCAATAACAGGGTTTTCTTCGCAATCTTTCTTTGCTCAATCGTTTAAACGTGTAACAAATGTATCTCCTTCACATTATAGAAATATCAAAAACTCAAAAACGAATAAAACAAAAAAAGCAAGAAGCAAATCCTTAAAAAAATAA
- a CDS encoding carbohydrate ABC transporter permease: MNKTTEKRIFIFVCLAPALILLAIFMIVPTIEVFRMSLYKWGGFSNNQVFVGLENFKKLWNDMNFIRSLQNSILLIVIVTIVTMVMSILFATLLTREKIKGNGFFRIIFYIPNILSIVVIAGIFSAVYDPSTGLLNNLFAVFKFEGLQKMWLGNQQIAIYSIGGALIWQSIGYYMVMYMTSISSIPESFYEASALEGAGRIRQFFSITLPLIWNNIRTTLTFFIISTINLSFLLVQAMTGGGPDGSTEVFLSYMYKQAYTNSSYGYGMAIGVVIFLFSFALSAIISRVTKREVLEY; the protein is encoded by the coding sequence GTGAATAAAACAACGGAGAAAAGGATTTTTATTTTTGTTTGTTTAGCACCCGCACTTATCTTGTTAGCGATATTCATGATTGTGCCTACAATAGAGGTATTTAGAATGTCCTTGTATAAATGGGGTGGGTTTTCAAATAATCAAGTATTCGTAGGTTTGGAGAATTTCAAAAAGTTATGGAATGATATGAATTTTATTCGCTCTCTCCAAAACAGTATTTTATTAATCGTGATTGTAACCATCGTTACGATGGTGATGTCTATTTTATTTGCCACATTATTAACGAGAGAAAAAATAAAAGGTAATGGCTTTTTTCGGATTATTTTCTATATCCCTAATATCCTATCAATTGTCGTTATTGCAGGTATCTTTTCGGCAGTATATGACCCATCAACGGGATTACTAAACAATCTATTCGCTGTCTTTAAATTTGAAGGTCTTCAAAAGATGTGGCTGGGGAATCAACAAATTGCGATATACAGTATAGGGGGAGCGCTCATTTGGCAATCCATTGGTTATTATATGGTCATGTATATGACGAGTATCTCCAGTATTCCGGAAAGTTTCTATGAAGCTTCTGCATTGGAAGGCGCGGGAAGGATTAGACAATTTTTTAGTATTACTTTGCCATTGATATGGAATAACATCCGGACGACGTTAACATTTTTTATTATCAGTACGATTAATTTAAGTTTTTTGCTCGTGCAAGCAATGACTGGCGGCGGTCCTGATGGATCTACTGAAGTATTTTTAAGCTACATGTATAAGCAAGCATACACCAATTCTTCTTATGGTTACGGTATGGCAATTGGGGTAGTTATCTTCTTATTCTCATTCGCACTATCGGCGATTATTAGTCGCGTCACCAAACGGGAAGTGCTGGAGTATTAA
- a CDS encoding carbohydrate ABC transporter substrate-binding protein, producing the protein MKKTLMMAGMITLLSFGLIACQNGGDKKVNSNGDKKQTLQVAALESAYGKDMWTKVAKAYEEANPNVKVELTVDKNLEEVISPNMKAGNYPDVVLLATGRKLALTETLIKDKALVDITDVFDKKVYGEDVKVKDKLIPGFTDTLATNPYNDNKTYLAPMFYSPTGLFFNKALLEEKGWKVPKTWDEMWALGDKAKAEGISLFTYPTTGYFDAFVYSLLLEVGGPEFYNRAMRYEDGIWETPEATKVFEIVGKLAKYTDPTTVANGNDKNYQKNQQLVLDDKALFMPNGTWVVGEMKDAPRAKKFEWGMTALPAIEDGGDRYAFTFFEQMWVPSQSKNQDAAKDFLTFVYSDKAADIFAESGAIQPIEGISSKLSGDNQLFYSIYDNGAKAGMGGFAATDPVEGVSMADSLFGSIDSVVSGDKTVKDWQKAVEKASDQLRPALK; encoded by the coding sequence ATGAAGAAGACGTTAATGATGGCTGGAATGATCACTTTACTATCATTTGGCTTAATCGCTTGTCAGAACGGTGGAGACAAGAAGGTTAACTCGAATGGCGACAAAAAACAGACTTTACAAGTAGCTGCATTAGAATCAGCGTATGGGAAAGATATGTGGACAAAAGTAGCTAAGGCGTATGAAGAAGCAAATCCTAATGTGAAGGTAGAGTTGACGGTTGATAAGAACTTGGAAGAGGTAATCAGCCCGAACATGAAAGCTGGAAACTATCCGGATGTCGTTTTATTAGCAACTGGGAGGAAATTAGCACTGACTGAAACGCTGATCAAGGATAAAGCATTAGTAGATATTACAGATGTTTTTGATAAAAAAGTATATGGTGAAGATGTCAAAGTGAAGGATAAATTAATTCCAGGGTTTACTGATACACTTGCAACCAATCCCTACAACGATAATAAGACATACTTAGCCCCAATGTTCTATAGCCCTACTGGATTATTCTTTAATAAAGCATTGTTAGAAGAAAAGGGCTGGAAAGTACCGAAGACTTGGGATGAGATGTGGGCTTTGGGAGATAAAGCGAAAGCGGAAGGAATTTCCCTATTCACATATCCGACTACTGGTTACTTTGATGCATTCGTCTATTCTTTACTCTTAGAAGTGGGCGGACCGGAGTTTTATAATCGTGCGATGAGATATGAAGATGGTATTTGGGAAACTCCTGAAGCAACTAAGGTATTTGAAATTGTTGGAAAATTGGCGAAGTACACTGATCCAACAACAGTTGCGAATGGAAACGATAAAAACTATCAAAAAAATCAACAATTAGTTTTAGATGATAAAGCGCTCTTTATGCCTAATGGCACTTGGGTTGTAGGGGAAATGAAAGATGCTCCTAGAGCGAAAAAATTTGAATGGGGCATGACTGCTCTACCTGCAATTGAAGATGGCGGTGACCGCTATGCTTTTACTTTCTTTGAGCAAATGTGGGTACCATCGCAATCAAAAAATCAAGATGCTGCCAAGGATTTCTTAACATTTGTTTATTCTGATAAAGCTGCGGACATTTTCGCTGAATCAGGCGCAATTCAACCAATTGAAGGTATTTCTAGTAAACTCTCAGGAGACAATCAATTATTTTATAGTATTTATGATAATGGAGCAAAAGCAGGAATGGGCGGATTTGCTGCAACCGATCCTGTTGAAGGTGTCAGTATGGCTGATTCATTATTTGGAAGTATTGATAGTGTTGTTTCTGGTGACAAAACAGTTAAAGATTGGCAGAAGGCCGTTGAAAAGGCAAGTGACCAATTACGTCCTGCTTTAAAATAA